The following nucleotide sequence is from Longimicrobiaceae bacterium.
CCATCTGCGCCACCTTCTGCCGCAGCGTCATGCGCGCCAGCCGCTGCTCCGTCCAAACCCGCTCCGCAGGCTTGGGCGCGCATGCCGACAGCACCAGCATCGCGGCAGCGAGTGCGTGGCGGAGGATGCGCATGCGGCGCCGGACGGGCCGGACGGGGCTCGGATCGATGCGGGACAGGGCGGGAGAGGACGGCACTCGGCTTCGCTGGGGCTCGCTCGGGGGCGCGGCGCCGCGCGCGCCGGCATCGGCGGGCGGCGGACGGTCGCAGGCGGCACGAGCAGGAAACGGACCGGTGCCGCTGGGGCAGCGTTGGCCCGGTGGGGCACGTGCGCCCCAGGGCCGCGGCGTCGGGAAGGGTACGAAAACGGGGCGGTGCGTGAGATCGTCCCCTACGCGTACGCTGGTCTGCGATTTGCCCACACCGTCCTGTTCGTTCGCGAGCGGGCCCGCGCCGGCGGAGCGCCGGAACGGGCCGCGCGGCAACCCGCCTGCATCCGCCCGCCGCCTCGCCGAGGCACCATTCCCTTCGCGATCCAAACCTAGATGTCCTTGCATACCGCGGCCGTGCTGCATCCGGCCCCGTACCGGCCCGTCCGCGAACCGCGGCAGCCGGTGCCCGTCTTGAAGGTCCTGACCAACGAGCGCATGACCGAGCCGCTTCCCACCGTCTTCGTCGCCGACGACAACCCCGCCATTTTGCAGGGGCTGGAGCTGGCGCTAAAGAAGAGCTACCTCGTGCGCAGCGCCACCAACGGCCGCGCCGTGCTGGACCTGCTGCGCGAGGCCGCGCACCCGCCCGACCTGCTGCTGCTGGACGTGATGATGCCGGAGATGAGCGGCCTGGAGGTACTGCGCGCGCTGCGCAGCGAGGACCGCTGGTCCGAGATCCCCGTGGTCCTCATCACCGCCACGCACGACGGCGCGCTGCCCGTGTCGGCCCTGCGCGACGGCGCCGTCGACTTCCTCACCAAGCCCTTCCGGCTCGACGAGCTGCTGGCCCGCGTGGACGCGCACGTGCGCCGCCACCAGGAGCTGCGCCGCGCGCGCGAGCAGGCCCGTGTGCGGCTCCAGGCCATCGACCTGATCCGCGAGCTGAACCGCGTGGTCACGGCGGACGAGATGTTCCACCTCGTCACCTCGCGCACCTCCGAGATCCTGGGCGTGGCGCGCTGCTCCGTGGTGTCGGTAGATGCCAGCGAGCGCATCGCGCGCGTGGTCGCCTCGTCGGAGCGCGGGATGGAGGACGGGATCGTGCTGGACCTGGACCTCTACCCGGAGATCCGCAGCGCGCTGGAGACGGGAGCGTCGGTGACGGTGAGCGACGTCGCTAGCTCGCCGCTCTTCGAGAAGCTGCGCGAGGACTGGGAGCGCGAGGGCGTGGAGGCG
It contains:
- a CDS encoding response regulator; its protein translation is MKVLTNERMTEPLPTVFVADDNPAILQGLELALKKSYLVRSATNGRAVLDLLREAAHPPDLLLLDVMMPEMSGLEVLRALRSEDRWSEIPVVLITATHDGALPVSALRDGAVDFLTKPFRLDELLARVDAHVRRHQELRRAREQARVRLQAIDLIRELNRVVTADEMFHLVTSRTSEILGVARCSVVSVDASERIARVVASSERGMEDGIVLDLDLYPEIRSALETGASVTVSDVASSPLFEKLREDWEREGVEAPVRSVVVVPFPISDGITGFFVERAGAGEPVLGEEAAELAGRVVEAIVQACGRVQVFQNLMEQRRRLHDLANTDELTGCATRRSLLLSLERELDYSRGSGAPLGIVILDLDHLKQINDTCGHLAGDAVLRALGAWLASEGSLRSNDLAGRFGGDE